A genomic window from Gossypium hirsutum isolate 1008001.06 chromosome D10, Gossypium_hirsutum_v2.1, whole genome shotgun sequence includes:
- the LOC121222519 gene encoding probable disease resistance protein At4g27220: MAELIGPILDVIKFIGRKASKYLKFQRKFTEYVDDFNQAQADLRAKEADFQQQLKDKHHFGKMPKQAVERWFEKVEQKLVHAQHVEDKISKGKYLFRSCLGKLVDEATQAMKEVHAGGNFSGGLVVNDPSTIAVNLPTPEVVGAIDVREEIYQYLMGDAVGLIGVWGMGGIGKTTIMKDVHNRLLKESKFRKLIWVTVSQDFDIRRVQNNIDSQLERNLSDDEDTIVRAGKLSEMLRGQMRYVLILDDVWRSFSLEDVGILEPTTNNGCKLVLTTRSERVVQSMGFKKVKVPCFSMEEAMNLFLSKVGQDMLPNPTLESLMKLAVRECDGLPLAVVTLAGCMRGKSDPRMWENAIDELRGYIRNIHDMEDKVYGCLKFSYDRLQRIDQDCLLYCALYPEDHGIYKDEITEKWMEEGLIDEMGSRKAMEGSSHSILQKLEENCLLERVQNRPCIKMHDLVRDMALHITRKRFLVKAGMQLEELPNEEDWGEDLEKVSLMRNRISTIPQMMKSPKFPKLTTLLLSWNALKEIPESFFEHFPNLKILDLSDTRLESLPNSISFLEKLTVLLLRGCLCLKSLPCLSKLQALKKLDLGRSGIGEIPQGLEMLVNLRYLNLERTSHLAWIPTGTLSKLCRLQYLAIHLKLRSAEELRELNKLEVFEGWFHNVGDLNMFASKRKTLYKFSILVSYQVASFRPTTSSNLVRFEGVPFGVGDEIILPYGIEQLILVRCWGVRSINDIGLRDAPDLKACELCACRDLESVISSQCEQLQTLESLYLSGLENLKVIVEVGAGESSVGIFSSLKEISLFDCGKIKKLFSADWVLSNLEEINVMYCSELEEIITESGKKRLGSNNDTIKFPFPKLRRLELTKLVQLQRICSENGVMDCDSLEFIRIRDCPKLKRIPLYLPQLEIDDEGKLSPSNSLQRIQVHPIDWWEAVEWEHPNFNIKNVVRPLLRFWKDIIEEWEWN; encoded by the coding sequence ATGGCTGAACTCATCGGGCCAATCCTTGATGTTATTAAGTTCATCGGTCGTAAAGCTAGCAAATATCTAAAATTCCAAAGGAAATTCACGGAATACGTTGATGATTTCAATCAAGCACAAGCGGATTTGCGTGCCAAGGAGGCAGATTTTCAACAGCAGTTGAAAGACAAGCATCACTTTGGGAAAATGCCAAAGCAGGCAGTTGAAAGATGGTTTGAGAAAGTAGAGCAAAAGCTTGTTCATGCTCAACATGTTGAAGATAAAATCAGTAAAGGAAAATATCTCTTCCGCTCATGCTTGGGGAAGCTTGTTGATGAGGCGACTCAGGCAATGAAAGAAGTGCATGCTGGAGGAAATTTCTCCGGGGGCTTGGTTGTTAATGATCCTTCTACCATAGCGGTTAATCTACCTACACCGGAAGTAGTAGGTGCGATCGAtgttagagaagaaatttatcAGTACTTGATGGGAGATGCAGTTGGATTGATTGGTGTGTGGGGGATGGGCGGAATCGGGAAAACAACCATTATGAAGGATGTCCATAATAGATTGTTGAAAGAGAGTAAATTTAGAAAACTGATTTGGGTAACTGTATCTCAAGACTTCGATATTCGAAGGGTACAAAATAACATCGATTCTCAATTGGAGAGAAACTTGTCAGATGATGAAGATACAATCGTCCGTGCAGGGAAGTTATCAGAAATGTTGAGAGGACAAATGAGGTATGTGCTAATATTGGATGATGTATGGAGAAGCTTTTCCCTTGAGGATGTTGGAATCCTTGAGCCTACAACAAATAATGGATGCAAATTAGTGTTGACCACACGTTCAGAAAGGGTTGTTCAATCAATGGGATTTAAGAAAGTTAAAGTTCCTTGTTTTTCTATGGAGGAAGCCATGAACTTATTCTTAAGCAAAGTTGGACAAGACATGTTGCCCAATCCAACTTTAGAATCATTAATGAAACTTGCTGTGAGGGAATGTGATGGACTTCCTCTAGCAGTTGTCACACTGGCAGGTTGTATGAGGGGAAAATCCGATCCTCGTATGTGGGAAAATGCTATAGATGAATTACGAGGGTACATCAGAAACATCCACGATATGGAAGATAAGGTGTATGGATGTTTAAAATTCAGCTATGATCGTCTGCAACGAATAGACCAAGATTGTCTTTTGTATTGTGCATTATATCCTGAAGATCATGGAATCTATAAAGATGAGATAACTGAAAAATGGATGGAAGAAGGGCTTATAGATGAAATGGGAAGTAGAAAAGCAATGGAGGGTAGCAGTCATTCCATTTTGCAAAAGCTTGAAGAAAATTGTTTGCTAGAAAGGGTACAGAATAGGCCATGTATAAAAATGCATGATCTTGTAAGAGATATGGCATTGCATATCACAAGGAAAAGATTTCTGGTAAAAGCTGGTATGCAGTTGGAAGAGCTACCAAACGAGGAAGACTGGGGTGAAGATTTGGAGAAGGTTTCGTTGATGCGCAATCGCATCTCAACAATTCCTCAAATGATGAAGAGTCCGAAATTTCCAAAACTCACAACGTTGTTGCTCTCGTGGAATGCATTGAAAGAAATTCCAGAATCTTTCTTTGAGCACTTTCCGAACCTTAAGATTCTTGATCTTTCTGATACTCGTTTAGAGAGTTTGCCTAATTCTATTTCCTTTTTGGAGAAACTCACAGTACTGTTGCTTAGAGGATGTTTGTGTTTAAAGAGTTTGCCTTGTCTATCGAAACTTCAAGCTTTGAAGAAATTGGATCTTGGACGCAGTGGAATCGGGGAAATCCCTCAAGGTTTGGAAATGTTGGTAAATCTTAGATATCTCAATCTTGAACGTACCTCTCATCTAGCATGGATTCCTACTGGAACACTCTCGAAACTATGCCGGCTTCAGTATTTGGCAATTCATTTAAAATTGAGAAGCGCAGAAGAGTTGAGGGAATTGAATAAGTTGGAGGTTTTTGAGGGCTGGTTCCATAACGTGGGTGACTTGAACATGTTTGCAAGTAAGAGAAAAACGCTTTATAAATTCTCCATTTTGGTAAGTTATCAAGTGGCCTCATTTCGTCCCACGACTTCTAGTAATTTGGTTAGATTTGAAGGGGTTCCATTTGGTGTTGGAGATGAAATTATACTTCCATACGGTATCGAGCAATTAATTCTAGTGAGATGTTGGGGTGTGAGAAGTATAAACGATATTGGATTGAGGGATGCACCTGACTTGAAAGCATGTGAACTTTGTGCTTGTAGGGACTTGGAATCTGTAATTTCATCCCAGTGTGAGCAGCTTCAAACACTCGAGTCTCTGTATCTAAGTGGCTTAGAGAATTTGAAAGTCATAGTTGAAGTTGGAGCTGGAGAATCATCAGTCGGCATATTTTCCTCCCTCAAAGAGATCAGTCTATTTGATTGTGGTAAAATTAAGAAATTGTTTTCGGCTGATTGGGTTCTAAGCAACCTGGAAGAGATCAATGTTATGTATTGTAGTGAATTGGAAGAAATAATAACAGAATCCGGGAAAAAAAGATTGGGTTCCAATAATGATACCATCAAATTCCCTTTCCCCAAACTGAGGAGGTTGGAATTGACTAAACTAGTACAATTGCAGCGCATTTGTAGTGAAAATGGAGTGATGGATTGTGATTCTCTTGAATTCATTAGAATAAGGGATTGTCCAAAGCTAAAGCGGATTCCTCTATATCTTCCACAGCTTGAGATTGATGATGAAGGAAAACTATCTCCTTCTAATTCTCTCCAGAGAATCCAAGTGCATCCAATAGATTGGTGGGAAGCAGTGGAGTGGGAGCACCCTAATTTCAATATTAAGAACGTTGTTCGACCCTTGCTCAGGTTTTGGAAGGATATAATTGAGGAATGGGAATGGAATTAG
- the LOC121222105 gene encoding uncharacterized protein, whose translation MDQRLEKLEQFQKETQDHIQQQMKGQLEKIQQRLMDKMEESQGSMMTKLTRLLTKRKDKGKSPVTNIEEEGEDGLQYPPGFTPLHVQHQTEVYPRKSSVTIRPQQFQVDASRSMNFQVGSGFSLKNNPTNPIIPDFDEAVEKERTKEELPKQLEERWKWIEEKFKAMETTEKCHGIDAKDLSLVPDLVLPYKFKVPNFEKNDGTSCPKAHITMFCRRMAGYVNNEQLLIHCFQDNLTGAASKWYNQLSRAKISSWRDLAQAFMKQYSHVAEMVPDRITLQNMENKSNEGFRQYAQRWREVAVQVQLPLIEREMVMLFINTLKASFITHMLGRAERLMLEEITEIKPQRKKNEVNSVNTYSKSITVNQPRKLVTNQQGSSRQESGVKPGTEKLQFTPIPMSYKELYQSLFDAHVVAPHYLKPPQPPYPKWYNANAQFEFLSLRALAELK comes from the exons atggaccaaaggttggaaaaGCTCGAGCAGTTTCAAAAAGAAACGCAGGATCATATTCAACAGCAAATGAAGGGACAACTCGAGAAGATTCAACAAAGATTGATGGATAAAATGGAGGAATCACAAGGAAGCATGATGACAAAGTTAACGCGATTATTGACTAAAAGAAAAGATAAGGGAAAGAGCCCTGTAACAAATATTGAAGAAGAAGGTGAGGATGGACTCCAGTATCCTCCAGGCTTCACTCCTCTACATGTGCAGCACCAAACGGAAGTGTACCCCCGTAAATCTTCTGTTACGATTAGGCCCCAACAATTTCAGGTCGATGCTTCGAGGTCAATGAATTTCCAGGTCGGATCAGGCTTTAGTCTTAAGAACAATCCTACTAATCCTATTATTCCTGATTTCGATGAAGCAGTTGAAAAAGAGAGAACAAAAGAGGAATTACCAAAGCAATTGGAGGAAAGATGGAAGTGGATTGAGGAGAAATTCAAAGCAATGGAAACTACTGAAAAATGCCATGGGATTGATGCTAAGGATTTAAGTTTGGTACCGGATttagtgctcccttacaaatttaaagTGCCGAATTTCGAGAAGAATGATGGGACCAGTTGCCCTAAGGCCCAcattaccatgttttgtagacGAATGGCTGGGTATGTCAATAATGAGCAGTTATTGATACACTGTTTTCAGGATAACCTCACGGGGGCAGCGTctaaatggtataatcaattAAGCCGTGCTAAGATTAGTTCCTGGAGGGATTTGGCACAGGCTTTTATGAAGCAGTACAGTCATGTGGCAGAAATGGTTCCTGATAGAATTACTTTGCAAAATATGGAGAATAAGTCGAATGAAGGTTTCAGGCAGTAcgctcagagatggagggaggttgcaGTTCAGGTCCAACTACCGCTCATTGAAAGAGAAATGGTGATGCTCTTTATAAATACGTTAAAGGCCtcattcatcacacatatgttgggaa GagcggaaagattgatgctggaggaaataacagaaATCAAGccccaaaggaaaaaaaatgaggtGAACAGCGTGAACACGTACAGCAAATcgattacggtgaatcagccaaGAAAGCTGGTTACTAATCAGcagggttcatcaagacaagaatcagGTGTGAAgccaggtactgagaagctccagttcacaccaattccgatgTCCTATAAGGAGTTATATCAAAGCTTgttcgatgcgcatgttgttgctcctcattACTTAAAACCTCCACAACCTCCGTATCCTAAGTGGTATAATGCAAACGCGCAAT TTGAATTTCTTTCTCTTCGAGCATTAGCTGAGCTGAAGTAG